The segment TCAGCTCTTGCTTCACCGGCAGTCGTTCTACCACTGCCTCAATCACCCAGTCCACCGTTGCGAGGCGATCGAAATGCTCCTCGAAGTTACCCAAAATCACCCGCTGGGCCGTTTGTTCTGTGAAGAAAATCGGTGGAGATTGTTTCAGGGCCTTTTTGAAAGCTCCTTCCACCACCCCATTCTTTCCCCCGGAGGTCGCTGGAATATCCAGGAGATGAACCGTCAGACCAGCATTTGCCAGGTGGGCCGCAATTTGGGTTCCCATCACCCCGGCTCCCAGCACAGCAGCAGTGCGAAATGGTTTAAACATCATCAGTTTCCTCAAATGCAGCAATTTAGATGTGCGTCAGCGATCGGGCATAAGTCGGACAGGTGAAAAGGGGAGAGTTGGGCAGAGAGACAGGCTCCGGCTCTCCAGGTCTTTCTGGTTGTGGGTCATTCAAATACAGGGCGGCAATTTCCCTGGCAAACTGCTGGAGCACTCGTCCCCGATCGACGCTCCCATCCGGCTGCAGCAGCCCGTTTTCCACCGTCCACTCCCCATCCAACAGCCTGAACCGTTTCACCGTGGACCAATCCGGCAGGTGACAGTTGGCCGCATCAACCAGGGCCTGATACAGGGCCAGGATGCTGGGATGATGCAGCCAGAATTCCTGTTTCAGATCAAGATTCAAGGATTGGACTTCCACCTGCAGGGCTGCCCAGTGGGGCACAATCAACAGCCCACAGAATTTGCGGTTTGCCCCCACGGCGAGGGCATGGGCCACTAGGGGCGATCGGGTCAGAGTCTGCTCCAGCGGCAGAGAAGAGACATATTTTCCTGTCGTCAACTTAAAGAGAGACTTCTTCACCCCCGTCAGACGCAGCAATCTATCGGGGGTGATTTCCCCCAGATCCCCCGTATGCAACCAGCCTTCCCCATCCATGACCTGTGCCGTGGCTGCTGGATCCCGGTAATAGCCCTGCATCACGAACGGTGCTTTGACCAGAATTTCCCCATCAGTTGCCAGGGCCAGATCCACCCCTGGAATCGGCACCCCCACTGTCCCAGCCCGGTTGTAACGGCCCCGGTTATAGCAGAGCACTGCACTGGTTTCCGTCAGACCATAGCCCTGTAGCACCGGAATGCCAGCCGCCGCAAACACATTCGTCAGTTCCGCAGACAGGGCTGCTCCCCCCACAATCAGCGCTTTGAGGCGATCGCCAAAAATCGATCGCCAGCGGGCAAACACCAATCGATCGGCCAGCTTCAGTTGCCAACCATAGAGGGCCGAGAGTGGTTTTCCCACTTCATAGCGGTGCGCCAGTTTCATTGCCCAGCGAAATACCGTGCGGTCAAAAGAACCAAACCGATTTTCCTGATCCAGCATCCGCTCATACAGCTTCTCCAGCAAGCGGGGTACCGCAATCAGAATCGTTGGATGCACCAGCTTCAAGTGCCGGATCACCTGCTGGGGATTTGAGAAATAGATACTGTGCCCATAAGCCAGATGGCCATACAGAAACGCCCGGGCAAAGATATGGGTCAGCGGCAGAAACAGCAGCGCCACCTCCCTATCTCCCGCTTGCAACCCCGGAAAACTGGAAAACGCCGTCAGAATATTCGACGTAATATTTTCATGACTCAGCATCACCCCCTTTGGGCGCTGCGTTTCACCTGCAATATAGAGAATCGTCGCTACATCCTGAGCCTCGATCTCATCCCGCAGCAACTGGACTTCCTCCGCCGACCACAGTTCTCGCCCCCATGCCTGCACCCTTTCCAGCTCCAGGACCTGCAGAAACAGCGGCACTTCTCCAGCCCCCTCCACCTCCGCGCTGTCGGGCCTCTGGGGTACTCCATCCGTCTCCATCAACAATACGAACCGCAGATCCGGCGCATCCCACAGGTAAGGCATCACCTGTTTCAGCAACATCCGATTCGAAACCACTAGGGCCCGTGCCTCGGTGTGTTGCAGGATAAACAGAATATTCTCGATCGTCTGTGTCAGATCAATCGGCACATCCACCAATCCAGCCAGCAAACAAGCCATATCCGCAGTACAGAATGGGAGGTCACTGTGCATCACCAAAGCCACCCGATCGCCCCGCTCTAACCCCAGAGAACGCAGCCCCAGAGCCAGTTCCTCCACTTCTCTTCGAAAAGCCACATTGGAAAGACTCGACCAGCGGCGCATCTGCCACTGATTCAATGCCCGTTCGTGAGGGTAGCGATCGCAAGCGTCATCCAGTAGCGAAGGCAAGGTTCGCCCCAAAACCAGACTGCCAGAGTCCGGTGGAGCAGGAAAAATCATCAATGTTGTCATAGCTTTTAGAAGCGTGAATTCCGCTTCGGAGAACTCTGAAGTGCGAATCCTGATCGGGTAGTAGAGTCAGATGGTCAGTGGAATCAACTGCCGGAGAAGCAATTGTGGAGAGGAAGAGGCTTAGGTTTGAGACCTATCTTTCTCACGCCAGATCAGATGGGGAAAGCAACGTTTAACTGCAAAATTGAGCCAAGAATCCACTTGAATTGCTCATTTTTTAGAGAATTCAAAAGCCTCATGATGCAATAGTTAAGCAATAATAGAGTGCAGGATTATAAGCTAAAGCAGCTCATAATTCTCAGGAAATAACGATTCAACCATCTACCTTTGCAACTTCGGATTACAAAAAATCGATGATTGGTGCAAACTGGATTCCTCTACTAAAATTCTTCGATGGTTGAGATTTTAGGAACAAAAAAGACTGAGTTTGCGCAAAAACCTGGGATGGATGACCAGAAGAAAGGTGCTTCTGAAATCAACCAGGTATTGCAGATCAGTCTTTGATCCAACTATAACGTGTCACTTTTGGAGAGATGAGAAATGATACGTGCCGTAAAAAAGAATTGTTAAGAACTTCATGATAAAGGGTGATAAATAACGACTTTGAAGTTGAATTAGTGATGAAAGCATGACAATAGTAATAAAAGTTTTTAAAAACCTCATCAGATTGATAGCTGTTACTCAGCCTGACCTGCAGGGCAATGAACCCGGCAGGATGACTGGATGGGGTCTCTAGCGGTATGTCGATCGAGCCAGTGAACCATATCCCTGACAATCTGACAGGTGTTTGAATCCTGGTGCAAATCATGGAAGGCACCCTCATACTCCCGCTGTTCTTTATCCCTGATCGGAATCTGCTCAAATAGAATCCGGCTCCCTTCGGGTAAGGCCACAATGTCCTTACTACCATGAACAGTCAGAATTGGACTTTGCCAGTGGTGCAGGTGGGTCTGGACCCAGTGGCTAGCTTGCAAAAATTCGGTTGCCAATCGGGCAGTCCCCTTTCTATGGCGCAGGGGGTCTTGTAGATAGGCAGTCCCTCTCGTCCTGTGGGATCCGGCATTTTCCGGGATGCCCGTATTCAGGCTAAAGCGTGGCCAGACCTGGGACAACATCTGACCGATCGCTAACCGTAGGGGGGGCACTCCAGCCGGTTTCAATGCTGGAGCCATCGTGATAATTCCGGGGAGGGAACTGGGCGATCTCAGGGCGTAGTCGAGAACAACAACGGCTCCCAGGCTATGGCCCAACATAAAGCGGGGTAGGGTAGGGTGCTGATGGCCCATCACCTGCCATAAACTGTCCACATCTCCCCGGAATTCAGCCCAACTGTTGATATACCCGCGCTGACCAGGCGATTTGCCATGTCCCCGTAAATCCAGGCCATAAACTCCATAGCCACAGGGGACGAGGATTTGGACCATATTCTCGAACTGACCACTGTGACTGCCCAAACCGTGGATCATCCCGATCGTGGCTTTAGCTGGGGTCTGGGGCAACCAGCTTTGGTAGTACAGAGATAAGCCATCCGGACTCCTGACCTGGCCTTCAATGTGTCGCATCATCCTGGTTACCCTCCGTTATTTTCCCTGGGCTCTATGGGGTTTTCCCACTCTTGTAATCTATGATCTAGCTCTGGTCTAGAAGTCTGATTGAGGAGCCAGAAGGCAAAAGGAGGAGAACTGATAGCACTTGCATAAGCAGCACTCAGGTAAGGTTCTGCATCTTCTCGTTGCAGCAGGTGTTGATTAAAAAAGGCAAGGCTAATAGCCTGGATGTATTGTTCAAAGGGCACTTCTGTGGTGATGCTAGGGATTTCGGGCGAGGTCTTGATTTGCAAATTTAGGGTGCTGATCAGGCGTTTCATATCTTGAATGTGAGATTTCCCCTGCATCAAGGCCAGATAGAAGTGGGGGGCAGTCAGCCAGCGGAACAGGCGTACCTGCTCCAGGACGAGTGGAGCCGCCACATCCTGATTACCGGCTATGAGCAAAACAGGAACCTGGATGGGGGCAATTCCCTGGGGGCCAAACAACTCACTCCCGACGGCATCGATCGAAATTACCGCCTGAATCCGATCGTCCCGAAAGTCATAGGTCTGGCGCGGTAACCCCAGGGCCTGACATTGCAACAACAGGGAAATATTGGGATTCCGACGGGTTAGGCCACAGGCTGGTTCCAACTGATCAAACTGCAAATCGGCTCCAGCCAGGGCCAGGGCAGTGTAGGCTCCGAAGGAACACCCCATCACTCCCACCTGACTCAGGTTAAGCCTGCCTTCAAATCGACTCAAATTTTGTCGTTCCAGTTCATCCAGAAGTGCCCTGACCGCCAGGGGTCGATCGATAAATTCGGTCAACTGAAAAACCTCTTGAGAATTGCCAGAGAGGAGATTCCGCAACTGCTCCACATCACTTCCAGGATGGCAGGGAGCCACCACGAAGTACCCATAAGATGCCAGATGCTCAGCATAGGTTGCCAGATCTTCCGGGGCAGATGCTAATCCATGGGATTGGACAATCACCGGGATGGGACCGATCGGCCAGGGGTCTGGCTGATAGCACACAACTTGTAACTGGGTCAGCCAGTTAGAACCAGCGGTTTGTGGTCCTGCCTCCAACCT is part of the Leptolyngbya sp. 'hensonii' genome and harbors:
- a CDS encoding long-chain fatty acid--CoA ligase, which encodes MTTLMIFPAPPDSGSLVLGRTLPSLLDDACDRYPHERALNQWQMRRWSSLSNVAFRREVEELALGLRSLGLERGDRVALVMHSDLPFCTADMACLLAGLVDVPIDLTQTIENILFILQHTEARALVVSNRMLLKQVMPYLWDAPDLRFVLLMETDGVPQRPDSAEVEGAGEVPLFLQVLELERVQAWGRELWSAEEVQLLRDEIEAQDVATILYIAGETQRPKGVMLSHENITSNILTAFSSFPGLQAGDREVALLFLPLTHIFARAFLYGHLAYGHSIYFSNPQQVIRHLKLVHPTILIAVPRLLEKLYERMLDQENRFGSFDRTVFRWAMKLAHRYEVGKPLSALYGWQLKLADRLVFARWRSIFGDRLKALIVGGAALSAELTNVFAAAGIPVLQGYGLTETSAVLCYNRGRYNRAGTVGVPIPGVDLALATDGEILVKAPFVMQGYYRDPAATAQVMDGEGWLHTGDLGEITPDRLLRLTGVKKSLFKLTTGKYVSSLPLEQTLTRSPLVAHALAVGANRKFCGLLIVPHWAALQVEVQSLNLDLKQEFWLHHPSILALYQALVDAANCHLPDWSTVKRFRLLDGEWTVENGLLQPDGSVDRGRVLQQFAREIAALYLNDPQPERPGEPEPVSLPNSPLFTCPTYARSLTHI
- a CDS encoding alpha/beta hydrolase, whose translation is MGFVNSPPKQVDSNAGKTVRKDFKAFLLQVLRRTRGFLEAQKLPYVAHKACEIYLGETHKVHQAKCRRILRTRLEVNPAQLQRFLHTSVGNDLLGWLARFFHLPGTQNQKHALQDLLLQMAADPDGFSFLSFLRRTPHSIQPNLEQLLITTKQVEWLLKAAEATLEIVRELAAAEAQTLPTIEVAGLPELRRPGPYPVKQFNLRLEAGPQTAGSNWLTQLQVVCYQPDPWPIGPIPVIVQSHGLASAPEDLATYAEHLASYGYFVVAPCHPGSDVEQLRNLLSGNSQEVFQLTEFIDRPLAVRALLDELERQNLSRFEGRLNLSQVGVMGCSFGAYTALALAGADLQFDQLEPACGLTRRNPNISLLLQCQALGLPRQTYDFRDDRIQAVISIDAVGSELFGPQGIAPIQVPVLLIAGNQDVAAPLVLEQVRLFRWLTAPHFYLALMQGKSHIQDMKRLISTLNLQIKTSPEIPSITTEVPFEQYIQAISLAFFNQHLLQREDAEPYLSAAYASAISSPPFAFWLLNQTSRPELDHRLQEWENPIEPRENNGG
- a CDS encoding alpha/beta hydrolase; its protein translation is MMRHIEGQVRSPDGLSLYYQSWLPQTPAKATIGMIHGLGSHSGQFENMVQILVPCGYGVYGLDLRGHGKSPGQRGYINSWAEFRGDVDSLWQVMGHQHPTLPRFMLGHSLGAVVVLDYALRSPSSLPGIITMAPALKPAGVPPLRLAIGQMLSQVWPRFSLNTGIPENAGSHRTRGTAYLQDPLRHRKGTARLATEFLQASHWVQTHLHHWQSPILTVHGSKDIVALPEGSRILFEQIPIRDKEQREYEGAFHDLHQDSNTCQIVRDMVHWLDRHTARDPIQSSCRVHCPAGQAE